The segment CCCTTCGGGGTGAAGGAAGAGTTGATGCGCGCCTTCGACCTGGCCGACGACCGCGTGCGGGTGATCATGCCCGACACCGGGTCGGCCTACGGCGGCAAGCACACCGGCGAATGCGCCGTCGAAGCCGCCCGCCTGGCCCGCGCCGCGCACAAACCGGTCAAGCTCGTCTGGACGCGCGAAGAGGAATTCCGCTGGGCCTACTTCCGCCCGGCCGGCGTGATCGACGTGAACGCCGGCATGACGGCCGACGGCACGCTCACCGCGTGGGCGTTCGACAACTACAACTCGGGGCCCGCCGCCATCCGGCCCATGTACGCCATCGCCAACCAGCGCGTGGAGTTCCACCCGAGCGACTCGCCCTTGCGCCAGGGATCGTATCGCGGGCTGGCCGCCACGGCCAATCATTTCGCGCGCGAGATGCACGTCGACGAACTGGCCCATACCGTCGGCATGGACCCGCTCGCATTTCGTCTCAAGAACCTGAAGGACGAGCGGCTTCGCGCCGCATTCCAGACGGCGGCCGACCGCTTCAACTGGGGCCGGCCGCGCGCCGAAGGACACGGCGTGGGCATCGCCGGCGGCTTCGAGAAGGGCGGCTACATCGCCACGGCCATCGAGGTCGCGGTGGACCGCTCTACGGGCTCGGTCAGGCTCGTCCGCGGCGTGAGTGCGTTCGACTGCGGTGCGGTGGTCAATCCCGACATCCTGCGCAATCAGGTCGAGGGCGCGTTCATCCAGGGAATCGGCGGCGCGCTGTTCGAGGCCATCGATTTCGACCACGGCGTGGTGCGCAACGCGCACCTCGCGCAGTACCGCGTACCGCGCTTCTCCGACGTGCCCGACCTCGACGTCGTGCTCATCGACCGCAAGGACGAAACGCCCATGGGGGCCGGCGAAACGCCGATCTTCGGAGTCGCGCCCGCGGTCGGCGCCGCGATCTTCGACGCGACCGGCACCCGGGTGCGCGCGCTGCCCATGGCCCGCGGAGGACTGCGTACCGGTTGATCAGAGCCGCGCGGCGAATCCCGCGGCGCCCAGCAGCCCGACCTTGGTGTTCATGACCACATACACCGGGGCCTTGGCCACCAGCGGCGACAAGCGTCCCTGGTCGTGCAGCGCGTCGCGGAACGTCTGGCCCTGCAGTTGCCGAACGATGCGCGGCGCGATCCCGCCCGCGATGTAGAGGCCGCCGGTCGCTACCGCGATCAGCGCGAGGTTGCCCGTCACGCCGCCCAGGACCTCCACGAACAGGTCCAACGCCTGGGCGCACAGCGCGTCGTCGCCGGCCAGCGCGTGCGCGGTGACCACGGCGGCCGGATCTTCGCGGGCCATCTGCCGTTCGACCGCCGCCTGCTTGGGAGCGACGCGCTCCGATTCGAGATACCGGTAGAGATCGGCCAGCCCGGCGCCCGACAGCACACGCTCATTGGACGCACGGCCGTACTTGCCCCGCAGGAACCGCAGCAGCCCGTCCTGCCGCGGGTTGCGCGGCGCGAAGTCGGTATGGCCACCCTCCGACGCGTACACGCGGTACGCCGTCCCGCCCCACAGCCGGAACCCCACGCCAAGCCCGGTCCCCGCGCCGAGGTACGCCACGGCGCCGTGTTCGCGCGGCTCGCCCGCCTGCAGCGTGACCAGATCCTCCGACGCCAGGAACTCGAGGCCCACGCCCACCGCGAAGAAATCATTGATCAGCCCGAACCGCTCGATGCCGATCGCCCCCGCCACCTGCGCGCGATCCACCGTCCACGGCAGGTTGGTGGCCTGCGCCACGTCGCCCACCACGGGACCCGCAATCGCTACGCACCCCTGCGCCGGCCGCGCGCCTGCCTCGTCGAGAAATGCGCGCACGATGGTGCCCAGCCCATCGTAGTCGGCGCTCGGATAGTCGCGTTCGTGCACGATGCGCGCGGCGCCGCGTTCCACGTCCGCGATCGCCAGCCGCGCGTTGGTTCCCCCGACGTCGCCCGCCAAGACATGCATGGTCATACCATAGCGAGATGGTGCGCGGCGCGCACCCGCCCGCCGCTCCGCTACCGGCGGCGCCCCGCGGTGGAATCCGCCCCACCCCGCTTCTCGCGCTCGTCGTCGGGGAGATCCACCGACATCGGGAAGAACAGCGACTGGTGCACACCCGGGTACGGCGTGTTCCACCCGCGCGCATCGTGCCACAGAATGCGGTTCAACACATCGCTCGGCGCCGCGTCGGGTATGTCCAACCGCATGCGCGACGACGCCAGCGCGGCGGCCCGCGCCGGTCCGTGCAGCGCTCCCACGCGCGCATTCACGTCGTAGATCGACTGCGCCGGCACGAGCGCCCGGTACGGCGTGAAGTCGGGGGCCTGCCCCGGATCGAGGAAACTCGCGCGCATGTCGTGCGCCACGAGATCGAACATGCTCAGCGCCGGCAGCCCCAGCATCAACTCCACGGTCTTCACCATGCTCGGCTGGCTGTAGAAGGTGCTGTCGATCGCCCCGCGCCGCGCATACGGCGAGATCGCGAGCGCCACGGTGCGATGGCCGTCGATGTGGTCCACGCCGTTCTGCGCGTCATCCTCCACCACGAGAATCGCCATCGACTTCCAGAACGGCGAATGCGTGAGCGCCTCTACCATGTGCCCGAGCGCGAGATCGTTGTCGGCTACCGACGCCTTGGGCGTGCTCCAGCCCGGCGACGTGCCGTTCGTGTGATCGCTGGGCAGAATGACCATCACGAGATTTGGCATGCGGCCGGACGCCGTCCACTCGCGCACGTGCTCGTCGAAGATGTCGGCCTTCACCACGTCCGGCAGCTCCTGCGTCCACCCGGGATACTCGCGCACCAGCACCTTGTCGAGCGACGGGATGTCGGAATGCGTGTCGTACGTCTTGCGCGCCGCGTTCCGGAAGTACACCGCGTCGTGCGACGCCGAGTCCCGGTACTCGGCCAGCAGCCGGCGCCGGACGCTCGAGATCGAGTCCGACGGCGCCGGCGCGTACTCGCCGAACACCGCCACAGACTTCCCCTTCGCTTCCGCGTCCTCCCACAAGAACCCGCCCAGCGAGTAGGTGAGCGCGTCGTCGCCCTCCGACGGATAGCTGCGCCCCTGGTACAGCGGCCACATCGGATAGTCGGTCTCGTTGGCCTGCGTCAGCCACTGGTGGCCGTCGGCCGAGTTGCCCCCCGACGCGAAGAAGTGGTCGAGCAGCACGAACTGATCCGAAAGCGCGTGCGCGTTCGGCGTCACGTCGCGCCCGTAGATCACGAGCGAACTGTCGCTGGCCCCGCGTCCCTCGTCACCGAGCACCTGATCGTACGTCCGGTTCTCGCGCACGACGAACACCACGTGGTCGATGAGCGACCGTTCGCCCGGTCGCTCGGGCACCGCGCGCGGCGGCGCGTCGGATCGAACCGCGATCGCCACGTGCTCGCCCTTCAACGTCAGCCGGTCGTTGCGGGCCACCGAGGTCGTGTACGCGGCCAGTTCGGCCTCGCTCGGCACGGCGATCACGTTCACCGAGCCGCGCACGGCGTACACCTGGCGCCCCGTTTTCCCGGGCGAGCCCGGGGTGGTGCCCGTGCCCGAGCCCACGCCGAGCAGCGTCCCCACTGCCAGCGTCGAGCCGTCGGGGCTCACGTCGAGCGCCGCCGGATACCACCCCGTGGGAATGAGCCCGCGGAACGCGAACGTCGGCCGCGCCCCGGCACCCGCCACGTCATACATCGCCACGGCGTTCGCCCCGCCGAGCGCCACGAACAGCGTGTGCCCATCGGGAGCCACCGCCACCGCCGTGGGCGCGAGCCCGATCCGGGTCTCGAAGAACGGCCGCACGTGCAGCGTGGCAAGCGAGGCGCCGGTGCGCGAATCGATCACGCTCACGGCGTCCGAGTTGCCGTCGGCCACGTACAGCCGGCCACGCGCTTGGTCCCACGCCATGCCCGTGGGATGCCTGCCCACCACCACCGTGCGCGTGATGCGCCCCGTCACGAGGTCGATGCGCGCCACCGTGCCGGGCTCGGCGATGCCGCGTGCATCCACGCGCACCGGCTCAGCCATCGGATCGCAGCACTGACGCGCCGCGCGGTCGCCGCTCGCCGGCTTCGGGCCGCCGAAGTTCGTGATCCACGCCGCCGACCCGTCGTCGGCCACCACCGCCGCCACCGGCAGCACGCCCGCGTCCAGCGTGCGCAGCACCGTCCCGCGGTCCGCATCGATGATCGCCACCTGGTCGTTGGCCGGCAGCGGCACCACCGCCACGCGATGGCCCGTCGCGTTGGCCAGACGCGCCACCCCCGGCGCGCCGGCCATGTACGAGCCCAGCGCTCCGGAGTTGAGCGTCGCCTGCGCCGAATCGCCCACGCGTCCGGACGCCGTGAATGCGGTGAGCTGCGCCACCGCCGCGCCGCGCCGCAGCGCTCCGCTGCCCGGCGTGCGGCTCGTCTCCATGCCGGCCGGCAGCAGGCCCACCGACGACACCAGCACGCGGCCCGATGCCGGGTCCAGCGCCACGCCATGCACGCCCGGCGTGCCGCTGAAGTGCGCCACGGCGAGCACACGGTTGTCGCGCCAGTCGAGTTCGTACGCCGCGCCGGGTACCGCCACCCAGATCACGCTGGCCGTGGGGCCGAACCGCACGCCGGCCACGCGGCCGCGGAACACCGTCTGAACGCCCGCCGGCGTCACGCGCTGGTCGGTGGCGATCACCCCGGGATCGGGCACGCTGCGCACCGGCTGCTGGGCGGCCAGCGAGTGCAGCGCGGCGAACGCGAGGAGGAACGGGAGTGCGCGCATACCGAGAACCTATCACGCACCCACCCGCCGTCGAAAGCCGGGCGCGTCACGAAATGGTGTCGCCGCCGCCCGCCGCGTCGTACCTTTTGCCCCTATGCTGACTCTCCTCGGCGTCCTCGTCGTCATCGTCGGCTTCGCCCTCCGCTTCAATGCCCTGCTCGTCGTGACGTGCGCGGGTATCGTCACCGGCCTCGCCGGCGGCCTCAGCCTGCCCGCCGTGATCTCGGAGTTCGGCAAGGCGTTCACGCTCAACCGCTACGTGGCCATCGTATGGATGGTGCTGCCCGTGATCGGCCTGCTCGAGCGCAGCGGACTCAAGGAGCGCGCCCGCGACCTGATCGCGCGTATCCACGCTGCCACCACCGGGCGCGTGCTCATGGCGTATCTCGCCCTGCGCCAGATCACGGCGTCCCTCGGCCTCACGTCCCTTGGCGGACATCCGCAGATGGTGCGGCCGCTCGTCGCGCCCATGGCCGAAGCGGCCGCCGAAACGCGCTACGGCAACCTGCCCGACGACACGCGCTATCTCATCCGCGCCAACGCCGCCGCCGTGGACAACATCGGCGTCTTCTTCGGCGAGGACATCTTCATCGCCATCGGGTCCATTCTCCTCATCAAGGGCTTTCTGGCGCAGAACGGCATCAACGTCCAGCCCACCACGCTCGCCAAATGGGCGGTTCCAACGGCCGTCTCGGCCTTCGTCATTCACTCCATACGCCTGATGCTCCTCGACCGGAAGTTGAAGCGCGATCTGGGCAGCCGCACCGTAAAGGTAGTTCCCTCTCCTACCCTCCTACCCTCCGACCCTCCTACCCATTCACCGGCCGGTTCTGGAGAAGAACGGCCATGATCGGCCTCGAAGCGGTCTACCTCCTGATGGGCGTGATGCTCGCCGGCATCGCCCTGGTGAATCTGTTCGACCGGGCCGACGCCAAACGCTTCAACAAGGGCGCGTTCTGGGGCATCTACGCGATCACGTTTCTGTTCGGCAGCCATCTGCCCGACTTCGTCGACGGGTGCCTGGTCATCGCCATGGTGCTCGTGTCGAGCATCGGCGGCCTGGGGCGTGGCGGCCCCGAGCTGGTCACGGCCGCGGAACGCGAGGCGAGCGCCGCGCGCTGGGGGAACAAGCTGTTCATCCCCGCGTTGCTCGTGCCCGCGGTCACGGTGGCCGGCACCATCGTGTTCACGAGGCTCCGGGTGGACGGCGTGGCGCTCGTGGATCCGTCGCAGGTCACCGTGATCTCGCTCGCCCTGGCCACCCTGGTGGCGCTGGCCGTCGGCATGGCCATGATGCGGTCGCCCGCCGCGGCGCCCATCGTCGAAGCCCGCCGCCTCATGGATGCCGTGGGGTGGGCCGCCGTCCTGCCGCAGATGCTCGCCGCCCTGGGCGCGCTGTTCGCGCTGGCCGGCGTCGGCACCGTGGTCTCCACGCTCGTCAACCGGTGGATTCCGCTCGACACGGCCATCGTCGTCGTGATCACGTACGCCGTGGGCATGGCGCTGTTCACCATCGTCATGGGCAACGCCTTCGCCGCCTTTCCCGTGATGACCGCCGGCATCGGCCTGCCGCTCATCGTCACGAAATTCGGCGGCGACCCGGCGATCATGGCCGCCCTCGGCATGCTCTCCGGTTATTGTGGAACACTGATGACGCCGATGGCCGCCAACTTCAACATCGTCCCGGCGGCGCTGCTCGAGCTGCCCGACGAGAATGCGGTCATCAGGGTCCAGATTCCCACCGGACTCGCGCTGCTCGCCGTCAACATCCTGCTCATGTACTTCCTCGTATTCCGCTACTGACCATGCCGCCAGACCCCTCCACGCTCACGCCGGCCGTGGCCGCCCGGTTCGCGTCCATCGCGCTCGGCCACGTCACCCGGGAATACCCCAACAAGCTCGACCATGTGCTCACCGGGCCCGACGACCTGCTCGGCCCCCGCGCGCTGCACCCCGTGTTCTACGGCAGCTTCGACTGGCACTCCTGCGTCCACGGCTACTGGCTGCTCGCCCGGCTCCTGCGCCGCTTCCCCACGCTCCCCGAGGCGCCACGCATCCACGCACTGTTCGACGCGCACCTCACGCCCACCGCCCTGGCCGGCGAGCTCGCCTACCTCCGGCAGCCCTCCCGCGCCGGGTTCGAGCGGCCCTACGGGTGGGCATGGCTGCTCATGCTCGGCGGCGAACTGGCCCGCCACACCACCGGCGACGGACGGCGCTGGCACGCCGCGCTGGCCCCACTCACCAACGCATTCGTGGCCCGGTTCCGCGCGTTCCTGCCCAGAGCCACCTATCCCGTGCGCGTCGGCACGCACTTCAACACCGCGTTCGCGCTCGCCCTGGCCCTCGATTACGCCGCAGCCGCCGGCGACACCGCGTTCGCCGACCTGATCCGCGAGAAGGCCAATGCGTGGTACGGCGACGACGCCGACTGCCAGGCGTGGGAGCCCGGCGGCGACGACTTCCTCTCCTCGGCGCTCATCGAGGCGGAGTGCATGCGGCGCGCCATGCCGGCGGCGGGGTTCGAAGCCTGGCTTCACCGCTTCCTCCCGCGGCTCGCCCAGCGCCAGCCCGCCACGCTCTTCCGCCCGGCGCACGTGAGCGACCGGTCCGACGGCAAGATCGCCCACCTCGACGGGCTCAACCTCTCCCGCGCCTGGTGCTGGCGGGCCATCGCGCGGTCGCTCGCCGCCGGCGACCCGCGCGCCGCGATCGCCCGCGAGTCCGCGGAATTGCACCTCGCCGCCAGCCTGCCGCACGTCGCCGGCGACTACATGGGCGAACACTGGCTGGCCACGTTCGCCTTGCTCGCCCTCGAGGCCTGACACCCATGACAACGCTCGCCCGCGCCTCCGCCGTGATCGCGCTCGTCGTCTCCGCCGCGGGCGTCGGCGCCCAGACGCTCGACACGGCATTCACGGGACGGGTCCTGGGCCCGCTCATCGCCAGAGCGGACACCAGCAACCGCTACGCCGCCTACATCCCGCGCGGCTATACCGGCGTCCACGCCACGCCCCTGCTTATCCTGCTCGACCCCGCCGGCCGAGCCGATACTGCGCTCAGCCGCGTCACCGGCGCCGTCCAGCGCCTCGGCTGGGTGGCCCTGAGCAGCTACGATGCGCGGGGCGACCTCACACCCGCAGCCAACCAGCGCATCGTGAACGTCATGCTCTCCGATGCGTTCTCGGCGTTCCACCTCGACACCGCGCGCATCTACATCGCCGGGCTCGCCGGTACCGCCAACGACGCCTGGATCTTCGCGTACGGGTCGTCCGGCCACATTCCAGGAATCGTATCGGTGGGCGCCGCCGGACCGCTGGACAGCGCCTGGCAGGCCGCGCACCCGGGCAAGCCGCCGTTCGACGTAGCGCTCGCGTCGGGCAACCGGAGCTACGGGTACGACGACGTCATGCGCGGCGCCGCGGCACTGCGCGCCGACTCCACGCCGCGCCGGCTCGACGTCTTTTCTGGCGCCAGCGGCTGGCCCCCGGCCGCCGTCATGGCACAGACCCTCGGATGGCTCGAGGCGCGCGCCATGATCCGCCATCTCCGGCCGGTCGATTCCGTGCTCGTGGACTCGCTGTTCGCGGTCGATTCCGCCGGCGCGGCAGCCGTCGAAGGCGCGCGGCGTCCGGCGCTGGCCGCCGACCAGTGGGAGAACGCCGCCATCGCGTGGGCCGGCACGCACGACGTGTCGTACGCCCGCGCGCGTGCGCGCGCCCTGGCCGCCGACCCGGCCGTGCGGCGGTGGCGTGCCAAACGCGACTCCCTCGTCGCCGTCACGCTCGACATGCGCCGCTCGCTGATCGCCACCCTCATCGACCTGCGCGAGCGCCCCGGCGTGCCCGATTTGCGCCGCCTCAACGACAGCCTCCGCATCGCACCGCTCCAGGCGTGGATCGCCGACACCGCCGATTCGGTGCGCGCCGACTGGGCCGCGCGCCGCCTGGCGGAGGTGTTCGGCCATCTGTCGTTCTACGAACCTGAGGCGTACATCAACGTGCGCGATCCGTCGCGCGCGCTCGCCGTACTCGACATCGCGGCCGAGATCGAACCCGACAGCCCGGTGGTGTGCCGCGAGCGGGCGCGCGCCTACGCGCTGCGCTTGGACAGCGATCGCACGTTCACCGCGCTCCGCTGCGCACTCGCCGGCGGCACGATCTCCATGCGCGAGATCCGCGCCGACCCGCGCTACACGTTCATGGAAGCGCGCGACGACTACTTGAAGTTCATAGGCAAGACGGGCGGCTGATCCCCCGCCCCCGGCGGGATCTGGGCCCACCCCCCATCTTCCGGATATGGAGAACGCGCCCGACCGCTCGAACTGGTACGCCACGCTTGCCGCCGGCCATCGCGCCCAGCGCGCGGGGCAGGCCCGCGCCGTCGAACGGCTGGGCGCCGTGCGCCTCGCGACGTTCGTGGCCGCCGTCCTGGCCGTGGCCCGGTGGGCCTCCAGCAACGTCGCGCGCAACGAGTGGCTCGCCGCGGCGTTGATCGTCACGGCCGCGTTCGTCTGGATGGTCAGGACCAGTCGCCGCGCCAAGCACCGCCTGCACCGCACCGACGACCTGATCGCGCTGGCCGACGCGGGCGGCCATCGCGTGGCTCGCGCGTGGGACCGGCTCCCCAACGGACGCTGGCCGGCCGAGCCCGCCGCACATCCCTACGCCGTCGACCTCGACGTGTTCGGTCCCGCCTCGCTCACGCAGTTGATGCCGCCCATGAGCGACACCCCCGGACGCGCGACGCTCAGGGCGTGGCTCGTGGCGCCGGCCGAGCCCGAGCAGATTCGCGCGCGCCAACGCGCCGTGGACGAGCTTCGCGACCGGTACGAGTTCCGCGACGAACTCGCCATGGCCGGCATGCGCATCACCGCAACCCCCGACGGCGTCCAGCAATTGGCGCGCTGGGCCGCCGCAACCGGGTGGCTCACGCGGCGGCCGGCGCTCCTCGCGGCCAGCGTCGTCGTGCCGCTCGCCACC is part of the Gemmatimonadaceae bacterium genome and harbors:
- a CDS encoding molybdopterin cofactor-binding domain-containing protein, producing the protein PFGVKEELMRAFDLADDRVRVIMPDTGSAYGGKHTGECAVEAARLARAAHKPVKLVWTREEEFRWAYFRPAGVIDVNAGMTADGTLTAWAFDNYNSGPAAIRPMYAIANQRVEFHPSDSPLRQGSYRGLAATANHFAREMHVDELAHTVGMDPLAFRLKNLKDERLRAAFQTAADRFNWGRPRAEGHGVGIAGGFEKGGYIATAIEVAVDRSTGSVRLVRGVSAFDCGAVVNPDILRNQVEGAFIQGIGGALFEAIDFDHGVVRNAHLAQYRVPRFSDVPDLDVVLIDRKDETPMGAGETPIFGVAPAVGAAIFDATGTRVRALPMARGGLRTG
- the glk gene encoding glucokinase → MTMHVLAGDVGGTNARLAIADVERGAARIVHERDYPSADYDGLGTIVRAFLDEAGARPAQGCVAIAGPVVGDVAQATNLPWTVDRAQVAGAIGIERFGLINDFFAVGVGLEFLASEDLVTLQAGEPREHGAVAYLGAGTGLGVGFRLWGGTAYRVYASEGGHTDFAPRNPRQDGLLRFLRGKYGRASNERVLSGAGLADLYRYLESERVAPKQAAVERQMAREDPAAVVTAHALAGDDALCAQALDLFVEVLGGVTGNLALIAVATGGLYIAGGIAPRIVRQLQGQTFRDALHDQGRLSPLVAKAPVYVVMNTKVGLLGAAGFAARL
- a CDS encoding alkaline phosphatase family protein translates to MRALPFLLAFAALHSLAAQQPVRSVPDPGVIATDQRVTPAGVQTVFRGRVAGVRFGPTASVIWVAVPGAAYELDWRDNRVLAVAHFSGTPGVHGVALDPASGRVLVSSVGLLPAGMETSRTPGSGALRRGAAVAQLTAFTASGRVGDSAQATLNSGALGSYMAGAPGVARLANATGHRVAVVPLPANDQVAIIDADRGTVLRTLDAGVLPVAAVVADDGSAAWITNFGGPKPASGDRAARQCCDPMAEPVRVDARGIAEPGTVARIDLVTGRITRTVVVGRHPTGMAWDQARGRLYVADGNSDAVSVIDSRTGASLATLHVRPFFETRIGLAPTAVAVAPDGHTLFVALGGANAVAMYDVAGAGARPTFAFRGLIPTGWYPAALDVSPDGSTLAVGTLLGVGSGTGTTPGSPGKTGRQVYAVRGSVNVIAVPSEAELAAYTTSVARNDRLTLKGEHVAIAVRSDAPPRAVPERPGERSLIDHVVFVVRENRTYDQVLGDEGRGASDSSLVIYGRDVTPNAHALSDQFVLLDHFFASGGNSADGHQWLTQANETDYPMWPLYQGRSYPSEGDDALTYSLGGFLWEDAEAKGKSVAVFGEYAPAPSDSISSVRRRLLAEYRDSASHDAVYFRNAARKTYDTHSDIPSLDKVLVREYPGWTQELPDVVKADIFDEHVREWTASGRMPNLVMVILPSDHTNGTSPGWSTPKASVADNDLALGHMVEALTHSPFWKSMAILVVEDDAQNGVDHIDGHRTVALAISPYARRGAIDSTFYSQPSMVKTVELMLGLPALSMFDLVAHDMRASFLDPGQAPDFTPYRALVPAQSIYDVNARVGALHGPARAAALASSRMRLDIPDAAPSDVLNRILWHDARGWNTPYPGVHQSLFFPMSVDLPDDEREKRGGADSTAGRRR
- a CDS encoding DUF969 domain-containing protein, which translates into the protein MLTLLGVLVVIVGFALRFNALLVVTCAGIVTGLAGGLSLPAVISEFGKAFTLNRYVAIVWMVLPVIGLLERSGLKERARDLIARIHAATTGRVLMAYLALRQITASLGLTSLGGHPQMVRPLVAPMAEAAAETRYGNLPDDTRYLIRANAAAVDNIGVFFGEDIFIAIGSILLIKGFLAQNGINVQPTTLAKWAVPTAVSAFVIHSIRLMLLDRKLKRDLGSRTVKVVPSPTLLPSDPPTHSPAGSGEERP
- a CDS encoding DUF979 domain-containing protein — translated: MIGLEAVYLLMGVMLAGIALVNLFDRADAKRFNKGAFWGIYAITFLFGSHLPDFVDGCLVIAMVLVSSIGGLGRGGPELVTAAEREASAARWGNKLFIPALLVPAVTVAGTIVFTRLRVDGVALVDPSQVTVISLALATLVALAVGMAMMRSPAAAPIVEARRLMDAVGWAAVLPQMLAALGALFALAGVGTVVSTLVNRWIPLDTAIVVVITYAVGMALFTIVMGNAFAAFPVMTAGIGLPLIVTKFGGDPAIMAALGMLSGYCGTLMTPMAANFNIVPAALLELPDENAVIRVQIPTGLALLAVNILLMYFLVFRY
- a CDS encoding DUF2891 domain-containing protein; the encoded protein is MPPDPSTLTPAVAARFASIALGHVTREYPNKLDHVLTGPDDLLGPRALHPVFYGSFDWHSCVHGYWLLARLLRRFPTLPEAPRIHALFDAHLTPTALAGELAYLRQPSRAGFERPYGWAWLLMLGGELARHTTGDGRRWHAALAPLTNAFVARFRAFLPRATYPVRVGTHFNTAFALALALDYAAAAGDTAFADLIREKANAWYGDDADCQAWEPGGDDFLSSALIEAECMRRAMPAAGFEAWLHRFLPRLAQRQPATLFRPAHVSDRSDGKIAHLDGLNLSRAWCWRAIARSLAAGDPRAAIARESAELHLAASLPHVAGDYMGEHWLATFALLALEA